Proteins from a genomic interval of Chelonoidis abingdonii isolate Lonesome George chromosome 7, CheloAbing_2.0, whole genome shotgun sequence:
- the PRPF38A gene encoding pre-mRNA-splicing factor 38A, translating to MANRTVKDAHSIHGTNPQYLVEKIIRTRIYESKYWKEECFGLTAELVVDKAMELRYVGGVYGGNIKPTPFLCLTLKMLQIQPEKDIIVEFIKKEDFKYVRMLGALYMRLTGTAIDCYKYLEPLYNDYRKIKSQNRNGEFELMHVDEFIDELLHSERVCDIILPRLQKRYVLEEAEQLETRVSALEEDMDDVESSEEEEEEDEKLERAPSPDHRRRGYRDLDKPRRSPALRYRRSRSRSPRRRSRSPKRRSPSPRRERHRSKSPRRHRSRSRERRHRSRSKSPGHHRSHRHRSHSKSPERSKKSHKKSRRGNE from the exons ATGGCGAACCGGACGGTGAAGGACGCGCACAGCATCCACGGCACCAACCCGCAGTACCTGGTGGAGAAGATCATCCGCACCCGCATCTATGAGTCCAAGTACTGGAAGGAGGAGTGTTTCGGCCTCACGG CTGAGCTGGTGGTGGATAAAGCCATGGAGCTGAGATATGTTGGTGGCGTGTACGGTGGAAACATCAAGCCTACACCATTCCTCTGCTTGACCCTGAAAATGCTGCAGATCCAGCCTGAAAAGGACATTATTGTTGAGTTTATAAAGAAAGAGGATTTCAA ATATGTCAGAATGCTTGGAGCATTGTATATGAGATTGACAGGCACTGCCATTGACTGCTACAAGTACCTTGAACCACTGTACAATGACTACcgaaaaataaaaagtcaaaacagaaaTGGGG aATTTGAGCTGATGCATGTCGATGAGTTTATTGATGAACTCCTCCACAGTGAACGTGTATGTGATATCATTTTGCCTCGATTGCAG AAACGTTATGTTCTGGAAGAAGCTGAACAACTGGAGACTCGGGTTAGTGCTTTAGAAGAAGATATGGATGATGTAGAgtccagtgaggaggaggaggaggaagatgagaag ctGGAGAGGGCACCTTCCCCTGATCATCGCAGAAGAGGCTACAGAGACCTAGATAAACCCCGCAGATCTCCAGCTCTGCGATATAGGAGGAGTCGAAGCAGGTCTCCAAGAAG GCGAAGCAGATCTCCAAAGAGGAGAAG CCCCTCACCACGTCGGGAGAGACATCGCAGCAAAAGCCCAAGGCGACACCGAAGCAGGTCCAGGGAGAGGCGCCACAGATCAAGATCTAAATCTCCAG GGCATCATCGTAGCCACCGACACAGAAGCCATTCTAAGTCACCTGAAAG ATCTAAGAAAAGCCATAAGAAGAGCCGGCGAGGGAATGAATAA